In one Silene latifolia isolate original U9 population chromosome 10, ASM4854445v1, whole genome shotgun sequence genomic region, the following are encoded:
- the LOC141606624 gene encoding glycosylinositol phosphorylceramide mannosyl transferase 1-like, translating to MSIPSIIAIRDAEINGNTGAFYSPAKEKAANRDKSPFVFVHRFAVFRRIRNSFKFKLLILVFFALCGVVLFASKFGPYMGWIVDSPSSVFSSSRGGYTVLINTWKRNSLLKQSVAHYASCHGTDAIHVVWSDSDPPPDSVKAYMDNAVKSQTTKPDLKFDVNTENNLNNRFKPIGDLRTDAIFSVDDDVIVPCNTLDFAFTMWQTAPSTMVGFVPRMHWLSEQQDGISYYKYGGWWSVWWVGTYSMVLTKAAFFHQKYLDMYTSQMPASIRDFIARERNCEDIAMSMLIANSTSAPPIWVKGKIYEIGSYGISSLGDHSNKRDKCLNDFVSLYGEVPLVSTNVKAVDSRNEWFW from the exons ATGTCGATTCCAAGCATAATCGCCATTAGAGACGCCGAAATTAACGGCAATACCGGCGCATTCTACTCTCCGGCGAAGGAAAAAGCCGCAAATCGAGACAAATCTCCGTTTGTCTTCGTTCATCGATTTGCAGTTTTTCGCCGTATTCGTAATTCGTTTAAGTTCAAGCTTCTGATTCTtgttttctttgctttgtgcGGCGTCGTTTTGTTTGCTTCCAAATTTGGGCCGTACATGGGCTGGATTGTGGACTCTCCTTCTTCTGTGTTCTCGTCTTCTAG AGGTGGATACACTGTGCTTATCAACACATGGAAGCGAAATTCTCTTCTAAAGCAATCTGTAGCTCATTATGCTTCTTGTCATGGCACAGATGCTATTCATGTGGTCTGGAGTGATAGTGATCCTCCACCAGATAGTGTGAAAGCTTATATGGACAATGCTGTCAAGTCCCAGACTACTAAACCTGACTTAAAATTTGATGTTAACACAGAAAATAATCTAAATAACAGATTCAAACCAATTGGAGACTTGAGGACTGATGCCATCTTTTCTGTGGATGATGATGTGATTGTACCTTGTAACACACTAGACTTTGCCTTTACCATGTGGCAAACTGCTCCATCAACAATGGTAGGATTTGTCCCACGTATGCACTGGTTGAGTGAGCAG CAAGATGGGATTTCATATTACAAATATGGAGGATGGTGGTCTGTTTGGTGGGTTGGTACTTATAGTATGGTTCTGACAAAAGCAGCATTCTTCCACCAGAAGTACCTTGATATGTACACAAGCCAGATGCCGGCATCCATCCGTGACTTCATAGCAAGAGAAAG AAACTGTGAAGATATAGCTATGTCCATGCTTATTGCAAATTCAACATCTGCTCCTCCAATTTGGGTTAAGG GGAAAATATATGAGATTGGATCATACGGCATAAGTAGTTTGGGAGACCACAGTAACAAGAGAGACAAATGCCTAAACGATTTTGTTTCCTTATATGGTGAAGTCCCTCTTGTATCAACGAATGTCAAAGCTGTCGATTCCAGGAATGAATGGTTCTGGTAG